Proteins from one Bradyrhizobium sp. CB82 genomic window:
- a CDS encoding oxidoreductase has product MALSTLVSGVRGLSRGKLGLQLTHCGRKASTRTIPERWRGEPLPPEEGSWTPVAPSAIPFDAGWATPDELDEASINRIIRMFAASAERACQAGFDLIEIHGAHGYLVHSFFSPITNRRTDQWGGALQNKTRFPVEIARAVRRAWPKEKALGFRINSTDWHPDGVTLDDAVLLAKALEQEGVDYVAMSSGNVAPGIAIPPASPGHQVPFATEIKRRTGLTAMAVGMIARPDQAEAIIAEHRADFVALARPMLDNPRWGLHAAAALGVDVDYAPQYIRARPNNWLGFTYVHPDARPPETIRQLDRPRSATWDRPKIS; this is encoded by the coding sequence ATGGCGCTTTCGACACTCGTTTCCGGGGTCCGCGGATTGTCGAGAGGCAAGCTCGGGCTACAGCTTACGCACTGCGGTCGCAAAGCCTCGACACGCACCATTCCCGAACGCTGGAGGGGCGAGCCGCTCCCACCGGAGGAAGGTTCCTGGACGCCCGTGGCGCCGTCTGCAATCCCATTTGACGCGGGTTGGGCAACCCCGGACGAGCTCGATGAAGCGAGCATCAATCGGATCATCAGGATGTTTGCTGCGTCGGCAGAACGCGCTTGCCAGGCGGGGTTTGATTTGATCGAGATTCACGGCGCCCACGGTTATCTCGTTCACAGCTTCTTTTCGCCCATCACCAATCGACGGACGGATCAATGGGGCGGCGCACTCCAGAACAAGACCCGTTTTCCGGTCGAGATCGCTCGCGCGGTGCGGCGCGCATGGCCAAAAGAAAAAGCCCTCGGCTTCCGTATTAACAGCACGGACTGGCATCCCGACGGCGTGACGCTCGATGACGCGGTGTTGCTCGCGAAGGCCCTCGAACAAGAAGGCGTCGACTACGTCGCAATGTCCTCCGGCAATGTTGCGCCCGGCATCGCGATTCCGCCGGCGTCTCCCGGCCATCAGGTTCCATTCGCGACCGAAATCAAGCGGCGCACCGGCCTGACCGCGATGGCGGTAGGCATGATCGCACGGCCGGATCAGGCCGAGGCGATCATCGCTGAGCATCGGGCGGACTTCGTCGCGCTCGCGCGCCCAATGCTCGATAACCCCCGTTGGGGTCTTCACGCGGCCGCCGCGCTGGGCGTTGATGTCGATTATGCGCCTCAATACATCCGCGCCCGGCCGAATAACTGGCTCGGCTTTACCTATGTCCACCCCGACGCAAGGCCGCCCGAAACGATACGCCAACTCGACCGACCGCGAAGCGCGACCTGGGATCGGCCAAAGATCAGCTAG
- a CDS encoding transposase, translating into MPQNTLSELRRHLARLRVVRDQIRAVEQERLRKLAVAPAAETKSPDAMVRLIARVLGSGIETADMLVNEIFSRHWRDRKAVARYAGLTGSPDESGSRRRERGLARAGNVRVRSGMIQLAWRFIRFQKNSALAQWFAARTADGRASTRKTMIVALARKLLIALWRLVTRGEVPQGVVLRPAS; encoded by the coding sequence TTGCCGCAGAACACGCTTTCGGAACTGCGCCGTCATCTCGCGCGGCTACGCGTCGTACGCGACCAGATCCGTGCGGTCGAACAGGAACGCCTGCGCAAACTCGCGGTGGCTCCTGCTGCGGAGACGAAAAGCCCGGACGCGATGGTCCGCCTGATTGCCCGCGTCCTTGGCTCTGGTATCGAAACGGCGGACATGCTGGTCAACGAGATCTTCTCGCGCCACTGGCGCGATCGCAAGGCCGTCGCCCGCTACGCCGGTCTTACTGGTTCGCCCGACGAGAGCGGCAGCCGTCGACGCGAACGGGGGCTTGCGCGGGCTGGCAATGTCCGCGTCCGCAGCGGCATGATCCAGCTGGCTTGGCGTTTTATCAGGTTCCAAAAGAACAGCGCCCTGGCCCAATGGTTCGCGGCGCGAACCGCCGACGGACGCGCCAGCACACGCAAGACGATGATTGTGGCGCTGGCGCGTAAGCTGCTCATCGCCCTCTGGCGTCTCGTGACAAGGGGCGAGGTTCCGCAGGGCGTCGTGTTACGTCCGGCATCATGA
- a CDS encoding methyltransferase domain-containing protein encodes MKNLLRSIALSSLTIAALLGQQTLAQTTKATEAEAKMFAVSAGYERFMGRWSRLLAPNYIAFAGVKNGDRVLDVGTGTGSAAAAVEAGMPASEIVGVDPSEGFIAYAQKNVTSTRAHFEVGDAQALKFKDGAFDNTLALLVMNFVPDPNKAIAEMRRVTRPQGIVSACVWDYDAGMQMLRFFWDEAVALDPAIEPKDERHMKFSRQGELGDLWRKAGLINVKEQPLIIDQAYSSFNDYWEPFTKGAGPGGAFVVSLPEDRRQQLEARVRKRLLGDRQDGPFTLTARAWCVRGEVPNS; translated from the coding sequence ATGAAGAACCTCTTAAGAAGCATCGCCTTGTCCTCGCTAACAATCGCGGCACTCCTTGGTCAGCAGACCTTGGCTCAAACGACCAAAGCGACAGAAGCCGAAGCAAAGATGTTCGCTGTGAGCGCCGGTTACGAGCGTTTCATGGGCCGCTGGAGTCGCCTGCTGGCACCGAACTACATTGCGTTTGCCGGCGTCAAGAACGGTGACCGCGTCCTCGACGTAGGAACCGGGACCGGATCGGCCGCCGCGGCAGTAGAAGCGGGAATGCCAGCGAGCGAGATTGTTGGTGTGGACCCTTCGGAGGGATTCATCGCCTACGCACAGAAGAACGTCACGTCTACCCGCGCGCACTTTGAAGTCGGCGATGCCCAGGCGCTGAAGTTCAAGGATGGAGCATTCGACAACACTCTAGCCTTGCTCGTCATGAACTTCGTCCCCGATCCCAACAAAGCAATCGCGGAAATGCGCCGCGTGACGCGTCCGCAAGGCATTGTAAGTGCCTGCGTCTGGGACTACGACGCTGGCATGCAGATGCTCAGGTTTTTCTGGGATGAAGCCGTCGCGCTCGATCCGGCCATCGAGCCAAAGGACGAGCGACACATGAAGTTCTCGCGCCAAGGTGAGCTGGGCGACCTCTGGAGGAAGGCTGGACTCATCAATGTCAAGGAGCAGCCGCTGATCATCGACCAAGCGTATTCATCGTTCAACGACTATTGGGAGCCGTTCACGAAGGGGGCGGGCCCCGGAGGCGCGTTCGTCGTGTCGCTTCCCGAGGATCGTCGGCAACAGCTCGAAGCTCGCGTGCGCAAGCGCTTGCTAGGGGATCGCCAAGATGGCCCATTCACGCTAACAGCGAGAGCTTGGTGCGTGCGAGGGGAAGTTCCCAATTCGTAA
- a CDS encoding glutathione S-transferase family protein, with the protein MQVHYDEGIANRIDPKPCAGIRKDAGGSHAQDFWSPSFACVSRHLARKRNRHSLRTHSCNVQRAERAMQRTLVSRAEPERTCAHDGGFVMWETAAINLYLAETYKNSRYPSTPQSRGRMLQWTFFATTEVEPALITLFRNRIFFPPDQRNEDLSRSGRTNPAREAGDP; encoded by the coding sequence GTGCAAGTCCACTACGATGAAGGAATAGCAAACCGCATCGACCCCAAGCCGTGCGCAGGCATCCGCAAGGATGCAGGAGGATCGCATGCTCAAGATTTTTGGAGCCCCTCATTCGCGTGCGTTTCGCGTCATCTGGCTCGCAAACGAAATCGGCATTCCCTACGAACACATTCCTGTAACGTTCAGCGTGCCGAACGCGCAATGCAAAGAACCTTGGTATCTCGCGCTGAACCCGAACGGACTTGTGCCCATGACGGCGGCTTTGTCATGTGGGAGACCGCGGCGATTAATCTCTATCTCGCCGAGACCTACAAGAACTCGCGCTATCCGTCGACGCCGCAAAGTCGAGGCCGGATGCTCCAGTGGACGTTCTTCGCGACCACCGAGGTCGAACCGGCGCTGATAACGCTGTTCCGAAATCGGATCTTCTTTCCACCTGACCAGAGGAACGAGGACCTTAGCCGTTCAGGCAGAACAAACCCTGCGCGCGAAGCTGGCGATCCTTGA
- a CDS encoding acetamidase/formamidase family protein, with product MCAGDDQTCPQFELHRQKLLEDLDQERRTFLKSAFVAGGGAAAWAASGTLATPASAQAKPGKPSYHYLPANSDTVHWGYFSKLLKPQLEVESGDYITIEAVTHHAGDDVERMVKGDPGVESIYLWTKDKKGVDRRGAGPIDGKQLGRGAGEGFGVHILTGPVFVRGAEPGDVLEVRIMDVKPRPCANPAYPGKSFGSNAAAWWGFHYNDLLTEPKPREVCTIYEIDTSGQQNWAHAVYNFRWMPQTDPYGVVHKIIDYPGVPVDHSIVQESHNILKNVRIPIRPHFGVMGLAPKEADIVDSIPPSYFGGNIDNWRIGKGATLYYPVAVPGALFSVGDSHAAQGDSELCGTAIEMSLTGTFQVILRKQNSLSGSLAGLNYPLLETQDEWVLHGFSFPNYLAELGPTAQQDIYKKSSIDLALRDAFRKMRSFLMTTKGLTEDEAISLMSIGVDFGVTQVVDGNWGIHAIIKKNLFAGIATA from the coding sequence ATGTGCGCAGGCGATGATCAAACGTGCCCGCAATTTGAGCTGCATCGACAGAAACTTCTTGAGGACCTCGACCAAGAGCGGCGCACATTTCTTAAGAGCGCATTCGTCGCGGGCGGTGGCGCGGCCGCATGGGCTGCAAGCGGCACGCTGGCCACCCCGGCATCGGCGCAAGCCAAGCCCGGCAAGCCGAGCTACCACTACTTGCCCGCCAACTCGGACACGGTGCATTGGGGCTATTTCAGCAAGCTATTGAAGCCTCAGCTCGAAGTGGAGTCGGGCGATTACATCACCATCGAGGCCGTGACCCACCACGCTGGCGACGATGTCGAACGGATGGTCAAAGGCGATCCGGGTGTTGAGAGCATTTATCTTTGGACCAAGGATAAGAAAGGCGTCGATCGCCGCGGCGCCGGCCCGATCGACGGCAAGCAGCTCGGGCGCGGCGCAGGCGAAGGCTTCGGCGTGCATATCTTGACCGGTCCAGTGTTTGTTCGCGGCGCCGAGCCGGGCGATGTCCTTGAAGTCCGCATCATGGATGTAAAGCCCCGGCCTTGCGCTAATCCGGCGTACCCGGGCAAGTCATTCGGCAGCAACGCGGCGGCCTGGTGGGGCTTTCATTACAATGATCTGCTCACTGAACCGAAGCCGCGCGAGGTGTGCACTATCTACGAAATCGATACCAGCGGGCAGCAAAATTGGGCGCACGCGGTCTATAACTTCCGCTGGATGCCTCAGACCGATCCGTATGGTGTCGTGCATAAGATCATCGACTATCCCGGCGTGCCGGTCGACCATTCGATCGTGCAAGAGAGCCACAACATCCTCAAAAACGTCCGCATCCCGATCCGACCGCATTTCGGCGTCATGGGCCTGGCGCCAAAAGAAGCCGACATCGTCGATTCGATTCCGCCGAGCTATTTCGGCGGCAACATCGATAATTGGCGTATCGGCAAGGGGGCGACCCTGTACTATCCGGTCGCAGTACCAGGCGCCTTGTTCTCAGTCGGCGACTCGCACGCCGCGCAAGGCGATTCTGAATTGTGCGGCACCGCCATCGAAATGTCGCTGACCGGGACCTTCCAGGTCATCCTGCGCAAGCAGAATTCACTGAGCGGTTCGCTCGCCGGGCTGAATTACCCGTTGCTTGAAACGCAGGACGAATGGGTTTTGCACGGATTCAGCTTCCCCAATTATCTTGCGGAGCTCGGCCCTACGGCGCAGCAGGACATCTACAAGAAATCCTCGATCGATCTGGCGCTAAGGGATGCGTTTCGCAAAATGCGCAGCTTCCTGATGACCACCAAGGGACTGACGGAGGACGAGGCGATTTCGCTCATGTCCATCGGAGTCGACTTCGGCGTCACGCAGGTGGTCGATGGCAATTGGGGCATCCACGCGATCATCAAGAAGAACCTGTTTGCCGGTATAGCGACGGCTTGA